AACGAGGAAGACCATTTCAGGATACAGGTGATCCGTCCCGGCCTTCAGCTCATGGAGACCTATAAAACGGCGGACCGGGTGGACACCGAGCTGAACCGCTTCGTGCCCTACGCCTTTTCCGACGAGCTGGGATACCTGACGGCATGCACGTCGAACCTGGGCACGGCCCTCCGGGTGTCGGTTCTCCTTCACCTGCCGGTGATAACGATCAAGAACGCGGTCCAGGAGCTTATCCCCGAGGACAAGAAGAACTCCATGGAGATTAAGGGCACCATCGGTAAGTCGAGCAAGACCCTCGGCGGCCTTTACCAGCTGTCAAACCGGATTTCCCTCGGGCCCTCTGAGGTGGACATTATCGAGTCCGTCGATGAAGTGGTGGGCCGGATCCTCGAGAACGAAGACAACCGCCGCGACGAATACTTTTCGGAGTCCCGCACCGAGATCGAGGACATGGTATGGCGCTCCTACGGGACCCTGCTCTATTCGAGGCGGATCAGCTACATCGAGGCCATGGACCACTGTTCCAACGTCCGACTCGGGATCGTGCTGGCTGTCATCAAGAATATAGATGTCAAATCGATCAATGACATCATGGTCAATATCCAGTGGGCCCATCTCCAGCGCCATTATGCCCTGCTGTTCAAGAGCACCGCCGAATGCGACGAGTACCGGGCCGATTATATCCGCAAAATAATGCAGACATTCGAGGTTAAATGATGTTCGAGTTCACCAAGCGTTCCAAAAAAGTGTTGGAAATAATGGCCCAGAGCGAAGGGAAGCGCCTCAACTCGGACATGATCGATCCGGATCACATCATGATATCGCTGCTGAAAGACGAGGAATCGGTGGCCGCCCGCATCATGAAAAACCTCGGCATCAATTTCGAAAAATTCATCCAGGACATCGAGCAGTCGGTCCGCAGGGACCGGGCCACCATAATTCTCGGCAAGGTCCCCCTCAGCTCCAAGTACAAGCGCATCATCGAGATGTCGAAGGAGGAGGCCCGGAAGCTCCGAAACTCCTATATCGGCACGGAGCACCTGCTCCTGGCCATTTTCCGCGAGGGAACCTGCTCGGGCCTTGACAATCTCATCCGCTCCGGCATCGATTACAACGTCATCAGGAACGAGATATTGCGCGTCCTCGGCGTGAAGGTAAACAACGAGAAGCAGGCCAAGGTCAAGACGGTGAAGCCCCCCGCGCTTGATGAATTCGCCCGCGACCTCACCAAGATGGCCACCGAGGGGGCCCTTGACCCGGTTATCGGCCGGGATGACGAGATAAACCGCGTCATTCGCATCCTGTCGCGGAAGCGCAAGAACAATCCGATCCTGATCGGCGAGGCCGGCGTGGGCAAGACCGCCATCGTGGAGGGCCTGGCGCAGCGCATCGTCCGCAAGGAGATCCCGGAGCCGCTGTACGACAAGAGGGTCCTTTCCCTCGATATGGCGGCCATCGTGGCTGGCACAAAGTACCGCGGCGAGTTCGAGGAGCGCCTCAAGCGCGTCGTTAAGGAGATCACCGATGACGGCAACATCATCATTTTCATAGACGAGGTCCACACACTGATCGGCGCCGGCGCCGCCGAGGGCGCCATAGACGCGGCCAATATCCTGAAGCCGGCCCTGGCGCGGGGCGAGCTGCAGTGCATCGGAGCCACCACCATCAACGAGTACAAGATGTACGTGGAAAAGGACACGGCCCTGGTGCGGCGCTTCCAGTCGATCCTGGTGGAGGAGCCCGACGTGGACGAGACCATACGCATCCTGAAGGGCCTGAAGGAGCGCTTCGAGAGCCACCACAAGGTGCGGTTCATCCAGGAGTCGCTGGTGAAGGCGGCGGTACTGGCCGACCGCTACATCAACGACCGCTGCCTGCCGGACAAGGCCATCGACATCATCGACGAGGCCGGCGCCATGGCCCGGCTGGAGAATTTCGACATCCCCGAGGACATCATCGCCCTGGAGGCGGAGATTGACGGCCTCATCACGAAGAAGAACGAGCTCGTGCTGTCCCAGGAGTACGAACAGGCGGCCGCGATCCGCGACCTGATCCATGACAAGCGAGAGATCCTCGCCGTGAAGATGGAAAACTGGCACGACAAGAAGAACGAATATGAAATAATGGTAACCCCGGACCAGATCGCGGTGATCGTTTCAGAGAGCACCGGGATCCCGGTCAAGAGCATCGAGGAATCGGAAACCGAAAAGCTGATGCGCATGGAGGAGGAGATCCACAAACGTATCATAGGGCAGGACGACGCCATACGCGCCGTGAGCCGCGCCATCAGGCGTTCCCGGGCCGGCCTCGGCAGCTCGAGCCGGCCCATGGGGGCCTTCATATTCCTGGGCCCGACGGGCGTGGGAAAGACCGAGCTGGCGAAGGCCCTCGCCGAGTTCCTCTTCGACGACGAGCGGAACCTTGTCAGGGTGGATATGTCGGAATACATGGAAAAGCATTCCGTGTCGCGCCTTATCGGGGCGCCCCCGGGCTATATCGGCTACGAGGAGGGCGGGCAGCTCACGGAAAAGATCAGGCGGAGGCCCTATTCGGTCATTCTTCTCGACGAGATCGAGAAGGCCCATCCGGACGTCTTCAACATCCTCCTCCAGGTCTTCGAGGAGGGCGAGCTGACCGACGGGTCCGGCTCCACGATCAGCTTCCGGGACACCATCATCATCATGACCTCGAATATCGGCAACAGGGAGTACCAGAAGATCGGGAAAATGGGATTCGGCGACGATGAATCGCGAGACAGCGGCGCCCGGG
This genomic window from Spirochaetota bacterium contains:
- a CDS encoding ATP-dependent Clp protease ATP-binding subunit, which gives rise to MMFEFTKRSKKVLEIMAQSEGKRLNSDMIDPDHIMISLLKDEESVAARIMKNLGINFEKFIQDIEQSVRRDRATIILGKVPLSSKYKRIIEMSKEEARKLRNSYIGTEHLLLAIFREGTCSGLDNLIRSGIDYNVIRNEILRVLGVKVNNEKQAKVKTVKPPALDEFARDLTKMATEGALDPVIGRDDEINRVIRILSRKRKNNPILIGEAGVGKTAIVEGLAQRIVRKEIPEPLYDKRVLSLDMAAIVAGTKYRGEFEERLKRVVKEITDDGNIIIFIDEVHTLIGAGAAEGAIDAANILKPALARGELQCIGATTINEYKMYVEKDTALVRRFQSILVEEPDVDETIRILKGLKERFESHHKVRFIQESLVKAAVLADRYINDRCLPDKAIDIIDEAGAMARLENFDIPEDIIALEAEIDGLITKKNELVLSQEYEQAAAIRDLIHDKREILAVKMENWHDKKNEYEIMVTPDQIAVIVSESTGIPVKSIEESETEKLMRMEEEIHKRIIGQDDAIRAVSRAIRRSRAGLGSSSRPMGAFIFLGPTGVGKTELAKALAEFLFDDERNLVRVDMSEYMEKHSVSRLIGAPPGYIGYEEGGQLTEKIRRRPYSVILLDEIEKAHPDVFNILLQVFEEGELTDGSGSTISFRDTIIIMTSNIGNREYQKIGKMGFGDDESRDSGARDKVSDELRRLFSPEFLNRVDEVVYFHKLDRNHIKRIVDLMLSRINEKLWDRKIELVFSTGVRKYLIEKGFDENFGARNLRRVIQSDIEDSLANELLKGKVQESSRLKVVLKGKFIAFKDIGKVIPGDDDDGEGEFLESGALEIKGIQ